In Sphingobacterium thalpophilum, a genomic segment contains:
- a CDS encoding YetF domain-containing protein, with protein sequence MKHENDNNFSHMEFFSELRNLNVEHLGQVKEGILEVDGTLSVLFYADNDVRYGLPLFPSSYKMIDVSSSEGPFACMYCGHVLFSFENDSQSCPRCNKIQWSIALNSRRV encoded by the coding sequence ATAAAACATGAAAATGATAATAACTTTTCACATATGGAATTTTTTTCTGAACTGAGAAATTTAAATGTCGAACATTTGGGACAGGTTAAGGAAGGGATTCTAGAAGTCGATGGAACCTTAAGCGTTTTATTTTATGCGGATAATGATGTGAGATATGGGCTACCATTATTCCCATCATCTTACAAAATGATTGATGTATCCAGTTCCGAAGGGCCATTTGCATGCATGTATTGCGGTCATGTTTTATTTAGTTTTGAGAATGATTCCCAGTCATGTCCAAGATGCAATAAAATACAATGGAGCATAGCCTTGAATTCACGAAGAGTTTAG